The Episyrphus balteatus chromosome 3, idEpiBalt1.1, whole genome shotgun sequence genome segment ttggccctcccgcctaaacggggggagatagacccccctctcccatagtaaaaaatgattgtattgaactcttctacaaaatacggttatcaattcttgtcgccttaATTATCGTATTTTCCCCATCGCGAACACTATTtttctgaaatgaaaaaaaaaaaataggcggcAGAAGTTTAGCACTTCTGCTTTCACATTCATACTAAGGAAGTATGTCTTAGTCTTCGCCAATTATTAGGTTTGTTAAACTTTTGCCGCCACGGAAGATATTgtacaaaaactaaaacaacgtctaaaaaaaaaacactcgcaCTTCATATCCCTTAATTAATTAcaagaattctttttttcatttttaaaataaaaaaattaatcttcacATCTTTACCTTCCatggacatattttatattttaaatggcacaataaataacaaatttattaaaaatacaaaaggaacttatttatgtaggtactatttcCCAATTGCAAATTTCACAACGAACTTGTCAACTTTGATCGCGTGTCTAACATAGTGCAAggcatgaaaataaaaaaaaaatggatttttcatATCATAAATACTGTATACTTTCCGAaacgaaaaagttttttcttctttcgacAACATTTAAAAGTGACCTTTTGCGCACTGATCTCTATGGAGCTGCCCCAGTGTGCGACGTgccacaaattttattttttattcatagaTCTTAAAATGCAAACTTATTGCTTTTGAACAAGGATCAAGCGATATAAAACTAACTAATGAGACAAATGTGACAGAAAAAAGTTATGCACAGATATTGTTCACTCTAGGGAAACTCATAGCACCATTGGGTACAGATTTTGAAcccaatttttaacatttgtgaTAGTTTGAATGATTTTAGTTGCACTCGTATgtatttaacaaattaaattgaTACACAAAACAACAGATTTGATTAGTCTATCACACCATCACTGTTCTTCATAAATAAACGGGATCATTAAACTTAaccggtttttgaaaaataaatgaaaaaaaaaaaaaactcaagcaatgcaacaaaaagataaagaaatTATATGATTGATGGAATCAAAACTcgcaaaaaatagaaaaaaaaagtctttaagGGGCAAAATAATATTTACCAACTGAAgaccggaattttttttcaaaaattaatatgcaattaagaagaaaaaatatttaaaatagaaaaaaaaagataagacaagaaaaatattcaaatataaaaaaaaagataaacacaaaattcaaattaactTACTCCTTCATAGCTTTTTGTTTCGACACCTTTCTTTGTGGTGTATGAAACTTCTTGTGAGACTCCACGTTGatctatgaaaataaaaataaaataactttaatttctttatcaaacttaaatctgtaaaaaaaaaaatgatggtaAATTGTCTCTATTATCTGAAGGAAAAACAAGTTACTACTTCTTACAAACTCTTCCATCTACAAGAAgtcaaaaagagaaaaaaaaagtttcacttACGTGGCGGTACTGAGGACGTGAAACAGATTTCATAAGTGTCGTAGATTTCCGATGTGAAActtatttttccctttgtaaTGTGTTGTTTTTGGGATAGAATATGTCCTTTGGTATCTTTTGCCTAAAAATATTCAActcatttaagaaataatttaatttaaaaaatatttgtcatAGGTACAATATAATCGATCGTTTGGCCGGGAACATCAGTAACTTCGTACTCGCCCATTAGCAGCTGGTTAGCTTGGATGTCTTCTTTTAAACACTTTTGTGTGTTTGGAGCCAAGTTGAACATAACACCATCGACATAACACATTAATAGACATATTAAActaatatattttattagaaattccATTTTGTATGGATTAATTTTTggactaaaaacaaaaagaattttttgaagattttagtGCCGCtgtgtcaaaaaattttttgttctacTTCCCTCTATCAGTTTTGACAAAAGAGTCGTAAGCGTATAGCTGTTAGCGAGTATTAGGATGAGGTGGCCATCGCGCCGCCTGTCACTGGTTTGTCAGATGAAAATGACTGCATTCGAGGTAGTTTTGCTGTTTTTGAAACATAATGGTACGCTTGCACTGACTATCAATttaagattttcttaaaactatctcgTCCTTCTCGTTAGCGCAATTGGTTTGTgaaaaaatcatacaaattgttttttagaccaaaaactaGTTACTTATTGcatcattaggtgtgttttttattacaaccggtctttactagacaaaaaaaacgcagtctgggctaagcaatttaaatgttgaatacaacaacaccttagccccttgggcttagttgtttagcccggagatttctctgggcttaactttttgaagagttttaaatctgtgctaccaaactaattttttcataaattgtttagaatttgtttaaaaacgtgaaatgaaaaaaatgtattaaaatagttttgctagcatacatttttgtatctctttgtaaaacatacatgaaaaatacaagaaaaggatgaaagcgaaaaatatgacaactctaaatttttgttgtgtctgctgctgatggtaataaaaaacacacctattatttgAAGTTTTTCGTTTCCAGAAACCAATTGCAACTTTCTCGCGATTTCGCGATATTGgaaacattttgcattgaataaatttaatagGTTAAAGGTTGATCCATATTCTTAGACGCTGTctaatggggacttttcactagtcgatttttgccgtgcagcgaagcttttcgactagtttgaacgtaagtcgcaggcgactaaagtgacaatccctatAGAAAAATGCTAGTTGACCGAAGTGTGGCTAAAATTGACTCGTGAAAAGTGGGCATAAAGGTATAaatacaacggccactttttgcaatacctaactcaaaaactgaaaattttcaaacgcattttctgatagttttttcgactacaaaattaaaaataatgatgcaaaaagcttattttttggtttaaaaaacaatttttctattttttttccaaaaaacaaatagcgctagaaagaagtaggtaaaaaaatttacttatgtaAGTTTCCCACTTTTTTACTTCTTAAATCATTGTAGTTAaatcctagtacgcagctgaaacgaaacgaaaatttccatacaaaattgcgTTAACGAAAACCTgaacggaaaatttcgttttgcttttcgtttttcagtacgcagctctagcgaaaaattggagagttttcactcatttgtcacttacttttaaatgtcctgtgcatttttcttaactccaagagcagtgtttACGGTTTTtccacttttaattcatttatttcttgctttaaaaattgttttctgttgatatttcttgatttaaaattaattttgaatttttttattttgactttgacagaataatcgatgatattttttcgttagaattttcgttgtcgactttggagacttaaaaatttttcgtttcgcatcagcagcgtactaggctttaagtaGGATTTTTTTCATCCAGAAAAATGgactattaaacaaaaaaaatttagggccagttgtaaaaatatttaatccgtggctcagcaacttttattttctgaaaTCGATGATAAGGTTTCG includes the following:
- the LOC129915673 gene encoding transmembrane emp24 domain-containing protein bai produces the protein MEFLIKYISLICLLMCYVDGVMFNLAPNTQKCLKEDIQANQLLMGEYEVTDVPGQTIDYIAKDTKGHILSQKQHITKGKISFTSEIYDTYEICFTSSVPPHQRGVSQEVSYTTKKGVETKSYEGIGEAAKLKPLEVDLRRLEDLSDSIVRDFALMRKREEEMRDTNESTNSRVLFFSIFSMCCLLGLATWQVLYLRRYFKAKKLIE